One genomic segment of Candidatus Alcyoniella australis includes these proteins:
- a CDS encoding NlpC/P60 family protein — protein sequence MSAWASPSAGYSDPRYERLAAELEAFLGVPYVWGGEGQSGADCSGSLWYVCRRAGFHYPRTTARKMWAVWGGTEKSNWRDGEFGDLVWFTFSAHRPFGHVGMIKAGNEFYNASSRRGFVLGRFTPGNTYDRHFAGIKSLE from the coding sequence TTGTCGGCCTGGGCCTCGCCATCAGCGGGATATTCTGATCCGCGCTACGAGCGCCTCGCGGCCGAGCTCGAGGCCTTCCTCGGCGTGCCATACGTTTGGGGCGGCGAGGGCCAATCCGGCGCCGACTGTTCCGGATCGCTCTGGTACGTTTGCCGTCGCGCGGGCTTCCATTACCCGCGCACCACGGCGCGCAAGATGTGGGCGGTTTGGGGCGGAACCGAGAAATCAAACTGGCGTGACGGCGAGTTCGGCGACCTGGTTTGGTTCACCTTTTCCGCGCACCGCCCCTTCGGACACGTGGGCATGATCAAGGCCGGCAACGAGTTCTACAACGCGAGCAGCCGACGCGGCTTCGTGCTCGGTCGCTTTACCCCGGGCAACACCTACGACCGGCACTTCGCCGGCATCAAATCTTTGGAGTAA
- a CDS encoding DUF350 domain-containing protein, translating into MGLVSYLGASVISGLLAVVLFMAAYHIVDRATPEVNFVAEIKNGNLAVGLVLAGLFVGLGLAISGIF; encoded by the coding sequence ATGGGACTCGTCAGCTACCTGGGCGCCAGTGTGATCAGCGGCCTGTTGGCCGTTGTGCTGTTCATGGCCGCCTATCACATCGTCGATCGCGCCACGCCGGAGGTGAACTTTGTCGCTGAGATCAAGAACGGCAACCTGGCTGTTGGTCTTGTGCTCGCTGGCCTGTTTGTCGGCCTGGGCCTCGCCATCAGCGGGATATTCTGA